From one Micromonospora siamensis genomic stretch:
- a CDS encoding acetolactate synthase large subunit, whose translation MTRPTPETLAHSARRNRAVVESDVEATPAPRTAPVPAPPAVRQPAPVQVSGAGSLVRSLEALGVDVIFGIPGGAILPAYDPLYDSSVRHILVRHEQGAGHAATGYAQATGKVGVCIATSGPGATNLVTPIADAYMDSVPMVAITGQVARPSIGTDAFQEADIQGITLPITKHNFLVQTPEEIPQVLAEAFHLAATGRPGPVLVDIPKDVLQAQTTFAWPPTLDLPGYRPTLHPHGKQIREAARLLTSARRPVLYVGGGVLKARATEGLRRLAELTGAPVVTTLMALGAFPDSHPQHLGMPGMHGTVSAVYGLQKADLIVALGARFDDRVTGKLDSFAPDATVVHADIDPAEIGKNRHADVPIVGDARHVIDELIAAVTVEQAAGRRAELADWWTQLDDLRSRYPLGYDEPTDGTLSPQYVIKRLGEIVGPDAIYVAGVGQHQMWASQFISYEKPYTWLNSGGLGTMGYAVPAAMGAKVGMPDTVVWAVDGDGCFQMTNQELATCALEGIPVKIAVIDNGNLGMVRQWQTLFYNERYSNTELGTHKHRIPDFVKLAEALGCVGLRCETAEDVDKTIEAAMAITDAPVVIDFVVGKDAMVWPMVAAGTSNDEIQFARGVRPAFDEDDI comes from the coding sequence ATGACGAGACCCACGCCCGAGACCCTCGCCCACTCCGCCCGCCGGAACCGCGCCGTCGTCGAGTCCGACGTCGAGGCCACTCCGGCCCCGCGTACCGCCCCCGTCCCGGCCCCGCCGGCCGTACGGCAGCCCGCGCCGGTCCAGGTCTCCGGCGCCGGCTCGCTGGTCCGCTCGCTGGAGGCGCTCGGCGTCGACGTGATCTTCGGTATCCCCGGCGGCGCGATCCTGCCCGCGTACGACCCGCTCTACGACTCCTCCGTCCGGCACATCCTGGTCCGCCACGAGCAGGGCGCCGGGCACGCCGCCACCGGCTACGCGCAGGCCACCGGCAAGGTCGGCGTCTGCATCGCCACCTCCGGTCCGGGCGCGACGAACCTGGTCACGCCGATCGCCGACGCGTACATGGACTCGGTGCCGATGGTGGCGATCACCGGGCAGGTGGCGCGCCCGTCGATCGGCACGGACGCCTTCCAGGAGGCGGACATCCAGGGCATCACCCTGCCGATCACCAAGCACAACTTCCTGGTCCAGACGCCGGAGGAGATCCCGCAGGTGCTGGCCGAGGCGTTCCACCTCGCCGCCACCGGCCGGCCCGGCCCCGTCCTGGTCGACATCCCCAAGGACGTGCTCCAGGCGCAGACCACCTTCGCCTGGCCGCCGACCCTGGACCTGCCCGGCTACCGGCCCACCCTGCACCCGCACGGCAAGCAGATCCGGGAGGCGGCCCGGCTGCTGACCAGCGCCCGCCGCCCGGTGCTCTACGTCGGCGGCGGGGTGCTCAAGGCCCGGGCCACCGAGGGGCTGCGCCGGCTGGCCGAGCTGACCGGCGCGCCGGTGGTCACCACCTTGATGGCGCTGGGCGCGTTCCCCGACTCGCACCCGCAGCACCTGGGCATGCCCGGCATGCACGGCACGGTCTCCGCCGTGTACGGCCTGCAGAAGGCTGACCTGATCGTGGCGCTCGGGGCCCGCTTCGACGACCGGGTGACCGGCAAGCTGGACTCGTTCGCCCCGGACGCCACGGTGGTGCACGCCGACATCGACCCGGCCGAGATCGGCAAGAACCGGCACGCCGACGTGCCGATCGTGGGCGACGCCCGGCACGTGATCGACGAGCTGATCGCCGCAGTCACCGTCGAGCAGGCGGCCGGGCGCCGGGCCGAGCTGGCCGACTGGTGGACCCAGCTAGACGACCTGCGCAGCCGCTACCCGCTGGGCTACGACGAGCCGACCGACGGCACCCTCTCCCCGCAGTACGTCATCAAGCGGCTGGGCGAGATCGTCGGTCCGGACGCGATCTACGTGGCCGGGGTGGGCCAGCACCAGATGTGGGCCTCCCAGTTCATCTCGTACGAGAAGCCGTACACCTGGTTGAACTCCGGCGGCCTCGGCACCATGGGCTACGCGGTGCCGGCGGCGATGGGCGCGAAGGTCGGCATGCCGGACACGGTGGTGTGGGCGGTCGACGGTGACGGCTGTTTCCAGATGACCAACCAGGAGCTGGCGACCTGCGCCCTGGAGGGCATCCCGGTCAAGATCGCCGTGATCGACAACGGCAACCTCGGCATGGTGCGGCAGTGGCAGACGCTGTTCTACAACGAGCGCTACTCCAACACCGAGCTGGGCACGCACAAGCACCGCATCCCCGACTTCGTCAAGCTGGCCGAGGCGCTGGGCTGTGTGGGGCTGCGCTGCGAGACCGCCGAGGACGTGGACAAGACGATCGAGGCGGCCATGGCGATCACCGACGCGCCGGTGGTGATCGACTTCGTGGTCGGCAAGGACGCCATGGTCTGGCCGATGGTGGCCGCCGGCACCAGCAACGACGAGATTCAGTTCGCCCGGGGCGTGCGCCCGGCCTTCGACGAGGACGACATCTAG
- the serA gene encoding phosphoglycerate dehydrogenase, whose protein sequence is MNPVVLIAEELAPAAIEVLAHDFDVRHVDGTDRPALLSALAEADAVIVRSATQIDAEAVAAAPRLKVVARAGVGLDNVEVPAATARGVMVVNAPTSNIVSAAEQAVALLLAVARNTAAASAALKAGEWKRSKYTGVELQGKTVGVVGLGRIGVLFAQRIAAFGTRLIAYDPYIQPARAAQLGVRLVGLEELLREADFISIHLPKTPETVGLIGEKELAIVKPGVRIVNAARGGLVDEQALADAIAEGRVAGAGVDVYAKEPCTSSPLFAFDNVVATPHLGASTAEAQDKAGLAVAKSVKLALQGEFVPDAVNVQAGGVVAEDVRPLLPLAEKLGRAFTAVAGGIAASVTVEVRGQVVEHDVSVLKLAATKGLFSSVVEEQVTYVNAPHLAAERGVEVALDTQTETVDHPLLVTVRGALPDGRTVSVSGTVTQAGARDVIKLTEVDGFDVEIGAEGILVFLRYVDRPGVVGTVGTLLGEAGVNIAAMQVARREAGGETLMTLTVDQALGADLLTSAAESIGAVAASAADLRDE, encoded by the coding sequence ATGAATCCTGTCGTACTGATCGCCGAAGAACTCGCTCCCGCCGCCATCGAGGTGCTCGCCCACGACTTCGACGTACGTCACGTCGACGGCACCGACCGCCCGGCCCTGCTCTCCGCGCTCGCCGAGGCCGACGCGGTGATCGTGCGCAGCGCCACCCAGATCGACGCCGAGGCGGTCGCCGCCGCGCCGCGCCTGAAGGTGGTCGCCCGGGCCGGCGTCGGCCTGGACAACGTCGAGGTGCCGGCCGCCACGGCGCGGGGCGTCATGGTCGTCAACGCCCCCACCTCCAACATCGTCTCCGCCGCCGAGCAGGCCGTCGCGCTGCTGCTGGCCGTGGCCCGCAACACCGCCGCCGCCAGCGCCGCGCTGAAGGCGGGGGAGTGGAAGCGGTCCAAGTACACCGGCGTCGAGCTCCAGGGCAAGACCGTCGGCGTGGTGGGTCTCGGTCGCATCGGCGTGCTCTTCGCCCAGCGGATCGCCGCCTTCGGCACCCGGCTGATCGCGTACGACCCGTACATCCAGCCGGCCCGGGCCGCGCAGCTCGGGGTCCGCCTGGTCGGGCTGGAGGAGCTGCTGCGGGAGGCCGACTTCATCTCCATCCACCTGCCCAAGACCCCGGAGACCGTGGGCCTGATCGGCGAGAAGGAGCTGGCGATCGTCAAGCCGGGCGTCCGGATCGTCAACGCCGCCCGCGGTGGCCTGGTCGACGAGCAAGCCCTGGCCGACGCGATCGCCGAGGGCCGGGTCGCCGGCGCCGGCGTCGACGTGTACGCCAAGGAGCCGTGCACCTCCTCGCCGCTGTTCGCCTTCGACAACGTGGTGGCCACCCCGCACCTGGGCGCCTCCACCGCCGAGGCGCAGGACAAGGCCGGCCTGGCCGTGGCGAAGAGCGTCAAGCTGGCGTTGCAGGGCGAGTTCGTGCCGGACGCGGTGAACGTGCAGGCCGGCGGCGTGGTCGCCGAGGACGTCCGCCCGCTGCTGCCGCTGGCCGAGAAGCTCGGCCGGGCGTTCACCGCCGTGGCCGGGGGGATCGCCGCCAGCGTCACCGTGGAGGTACGCGGCCAGGTTGTCGAGCACGACGTGTCGGTGCTCAAGCTCGCCGCCACCAAGGGCCTGTTCAGCTCCGTGGTGGAGGAGCAGGTCACCTACGTCAACGCGCCGCACCTGGCCGCCGAGCGGGGCGTGGAGGTGGCGCTGGACACGCAGACCGAGACCGTCGACCACCCGCTGCTGGTCACCGTCCGGGGCGCGCTGCCCGACGGCCGGACGGTCAGCGTTTCCGGCACGGTCACCCAGGCCGGCGCCCGGGACGTCATCAAGCTGACCGAGGTGGACGGCTTCGACGTGGAGATCGGCGCGGAGGGCATCCTGGTCTTCCTGCGCTACGTCGACCGGCCGGGCGTGGTCGGCACCGTCGGCACCCTGCTCGGCGAGGCCGGCGTCAACATCGCGGCGATGCAGGTTGCCCGCCGGGAGGCCGGCGGCGAGACGCTGATGACCCTCACCGTCGACCAGGCGCTCGGCGCCGACCTGCTCACCTCGGCCGCCGAGTCGATCGGCGCGGTCGCGGCCAGCGCCGCCGACCTGCGCGACGAGTAG
- a CDS encoding 3-isopropylmalate dehydrogenase, with the protein MARIAVVAGDGIGPEVVAQARKVIDAVLPGVEATEYDLGAARYHRTGEVLPDSVLDELAGHDAILLGAVGDPTVPPGVLERGLLLKLRFAFDQYVNLRPSRLWPGVTGPLAAVKPGEVDLVVVREGTEGLYAGAGGSLHRDTPAEVATEESLNTRHGVERVIRDAFARAATRERRKVTLVHKTNVLTHAGSLWARAFAAVAAEHPDVETEYQHVDAAAMFLVTQPQRYDVVVTDNLFGDILTDIAAAVTGGIGLAASGCINPEGRYPSMFEPVHGSAPDIAGRGVADPVAAVLSAALLLDQLGHPRAAARVTAAVASELAGRTPGVPLRTAEVGDRLAGYAVA; encoded by the coding sequence GTGGCACGGATCGCGGTGGTGGCCGGGGACGGGATCGGACCCGAGGTGGTCGCGCAGGCCCGCAAGGTCATCGACGCGGTGCTGCCCGGCGTCGAGGCCACGGAGTACGACCTGGGCGCCGCGCGGTACCACCGGACCGGCGAGGTGCTGCCCGACTCGGTGCTGGACGAGCTGGCCGGCCACGACGCGATCCTGCTCGGCGCCGTCGGCGACCCGACGGTGCCGCCGGGCGTGCTCGAGCGGGGCCTGCTGCTCAAGCTCCGGTTCGCCTTCGACCAGTACGTCAACCTGCGACCGTCCCGGTTGTGGCCGGGGGTGACCGGCCCGCTCGCCGCCGTCAAGCCCGGCGAGGTGGACCTGGTGGTGGTCCGCGAGGGCACCGAGGGGCTGTACGCGGGCGCGGGCGGCAGCCTGCACCGGGACACCCCGGCTGAGGTGGCCACCGAGGAGAGCCTGAACACCCGGCACGGCGTCGAGCGGGTCATCCGGGACGCCTTCGCCCGCGCCGCCACCCGGGAGCGCCGCAAGGTCACCCTCGTGCACAAGACCAACGTGCTGACCCACGCCGGCTCGCTCTGGGCCCGCGCCTTCGCCGCGGTCGCCGCCGAGCACCCGGACGTGGAGACCGAGTACCAGCACGTCGACGCCGCCGCGATGTTCCTGGTGACCCAGCCCCAGCGGTACGACGTGGTGGTCACCGACAACCTCTTCGGCGACATCCTCACCGACATCGCCGCCGCCGTCACCGGCGGCATCGGGCTGGCCGCCAGCGGCTGCATCAATCCCGAGGGGCGCTACCCGTCGATGTTCGAGCCGGTGCACGGCTCCGCGCCGGACATCGCCGGCAGGGGAGTGGCCGACCCGGTCGCCGCCGTGCTCTCCGCCGCGCTCCTGCTCGACCAGCTCGGCCATCCGCGGGCCGCCGCCCGGGTCACCGCCGCGGTAGCCAGCGAGCTGGCCGGCCGGACCCCGGGCGTACCGCTGCGCACCGCCGAGGTGGGCGACCGCCTCGCCGGGTACGCGGTGGCCTGA
- the ilvC gene encoding ketol-acid reductoisomerase, producing MSVEVYYDDDADLGLIQGRKVAVIGYGSQGHAHALSLRDSGVDVVIGLPAGSKSRPKAEEQGLRVLSPAEAAAEADVIMILAPDTAQRALYTEAIAPNLAPGKALFFGHGFNIRYGLITPPADVDVAMVAPKGPGHLVRRQYVDGKGVPCLVAVEQDASGTAFQLALSYAKGIGGTRAGAIRTTFTEETETDLFGEQAVLCGGAAALVQTGFEVLTEAGYAPEVAYFECLHELKLIVDLMYEGGIARMRYSVSDTAEYGDLSRGPRVVDARVKEEMRKILGEIQSGEFAREWVAEDEAGRPNFAKWRAEGAAHPIEETGQKLRAMMSWVDRPITETA from the coding sequence ATGAGCGTTGAGGTGTACTACGACGACGATGCCGACCTGGGCCTGATCCAGGGTCGCAAGGTCGCGGTGATCGGCTACGGCAGCCAGGGCCACGCCCACGCGCTGTCGCTGCGGGACTCCGGCGTCGACGTGGTGATCGGCCTGCCGGCGGGTTCGAAGAGCCGGCCGAAGGCCGAGGAGCAGGGCCTGCGGGTGCTCAGCCCGGCCGAGGCGGCGGCCGAGGCCGACGTGATCATGATCCTCGCCCCGGACACCGCGCAGCGGGCGCTCTACACCGAGGCGATCGCTCCGAACCTCGCCCCCGGCAAGGCGCTCTTCTTCGGCCACGGCTTCAACATCCGGTACGGCCTGATCACCCCGCCGGCCGACGTGGACGTGGCGATGGTCGCCCCGAAGGGCCCCGGTCACCTGGTCCGCCGGCAGTACGTCGACGGCAAGGGCGTGCCCTGCCTGGTCGCCGTCGAGCAGGACGCCAGCGGCACCGCCTTCCAGCTCGCCCTGTCGTACGCCAAGGGCATCGGCGGCACCCGGGCCGGCGCGATCCGGACCACCTTCACCGAGGAGACCGAGACCGACCTCTTCGGCGAGCAGGCGGTCCTCTGCGGTGGCGCGGCGGCGCTGGTGCAGACCGGTTTCGAGGTGCTCACCGAGGCCGGCTACGCCCCCGAGGTGGCCTACTTCGAGTGCCTGCACGAGCTGAAGCTGATCGTCGACCTGATGTACGAGGGCGGCATCGCCCGGATGCGGTACAGCGTCTCCGACACCGCCGAGTACGGCGACCTGTCCCGGGGCCCGCGGGTGGTCGACGCCCGGGTCAAGGAGGAGATGCGCAAGATCCTCGGTGAGATCCAGTCCGGTGAGTTCGCCCGCGAGTGGGTGGCCGAGGACGAGGCCGGTCGCCCGAACTTCGCCAAGTGGCGGGCCGAGGGCGCGGCGCACCCGATCGAGGAGACCGGCCAGAAGCTGCGGGCCATGATGAGCTGGGTGGACCGGCCGATCACCGAGACCGCCTGA
- the ilvN gene encoding acetolactate synthase small subunit, protein MTMHTLSVLVENKPGVLARVSGLFSRRGFNISSLAVGETEDPNVSRITIVVDAESSPLEQVTKQLNKLVNVLKIVELDPQVSVARELVLVKVRADRAVRGQVLETVNLFRARVVDVAPDTLTIEATGTPDKLDALLRDLEAFGIKEMVQSGLVAIGRGSRSITAGPALRAA, encoded by the coding sequence ATGACGATGCACACGCTCTCCGTGCTGGTGGAGAACAAGCCGGGTGTGCTGGCCCGGGTCTCCGGGCTCTTCTCCCGCCGCGGCTTCAACATCAGCAGTCTCGCGGTGGGCGAGACCGAGGACCCGAACGTCTCCCGGATCACCATCGTGGTCGACGCGGAGTCGTCCCCGCTGGAGCAGGTCACCAAGCAGCTCAACAAGCTGGTCAACGTGCTCAAGATCGTCGAGCTGGACCCGCAGGTCTCGGTGGCCCGGGAGCTGGTGCTGGTCAAGGTCCGCGCGGACCGCGCCGTCCGCGGCCAGGTGCTGGAGACGGTGAACCTGTTCCGCGCCCGGGTGGTCGACGTCGCCCCGGACACGCTGACGATCGAGGCCACCGGCACCCCGGACAAGCTCGACGCGCTGCTGCGCGACCTCGAGGCGTTCGGCATCAAGGAGATGGTCCAGTCGGGGCTGGTGGCGATCGGGCGCGGCTCGCGTTCGATCACCGCCGGCCCGGCCCTGCGGGCCGCCTGA
- a CDS encoding FAD:protein FMN transferase encodes MRMDEQPRTTWVEDRPTDRPAPQPAYRSRRPDLRLGARSHRVERTADETADRLAVRYTVRTATAEYTLLLNAPGWFGHKGLGDALRDAVAELRAVDLTYGPTRPESLVSRLRRGEISAESYQPLADLVDRCAAMRAATDGWFDAWAVPGGFDPGGLLGGWAVERAAARLRAAGVHDYAVLTGADLVVRGNAAHGGPWRVAVHHPTDGRRPPLVLEMTAGAVGTSGVSGRRGHVVDPHTGEPADQLSAATVVGPDLAVADAYATALYAAGPAGLSWFRAGSDYRALLADRRR; translated from the coding sequence ATGCGGATGGACGAGCAACCACGGACGACCTGGGTCGAGGACCGCCCCACCGACCGTCCGGCGCCCCAGCCGGCGTACCGCAGCCGCCGCCCCGACCTGCGCCTCGGCGCCCGCAGCCACCGGGTGGAGCGGACCGCCGACGAGACCGCCGACCGGCTCGCCGTCCGGTACACCGTGCGCACCGCCACCGCCGAGTACACCCTCCTGCTCAACGCGCCCGGCTGGTTCGGGCACAAGGGCCTCGGCGACGCCCTGCGCGACGCCGTCGCCGAACTGCGGGCCGTCGACCTGACGTACGGTCCCACCCGGCCGGAGAGCCTCGTCTCCCGACTGCGCCGGGGCGAGATCAGCGCCGAGTCGTACCAGCCCCTGGCCGACCTGGTGGACCGGTGCGCCGCGATGCGGGCCGCCACCGACGGCTGGTTCGACGCCTGGGCCGTGCCCGGCGGCTTCGACCCGGGCGGCCTGCTCGGCGGCTGGGCGGTGGAGCGGGCGGCGGCCCGGCTGCGCGCCGCCGGGGTCCACGACTACGCCGTGCTCACCGGCGCCGACCTGGTGGTACGCGGAAACGCCGCGCACGGCGGCCCGTGGCGGGTGGCGGTGCACCACCCGACCGACGGCCGGCGCCCGCCACTGGTGCTGGAGATGACCGCGGGCGCGGTCGGCACGTCGGGGGTGAGCGGCCGACGCGGGCACGTGGTGGACCCGCACACCGGCGAACCGGCCGACCAGCTGAGCGCCGCCACGGTGGTCGGACCCGACCTCGCGGTCGCCGACGCCTACGCCACCGCGCTCTACGCCGCCGGGCCGGCGGGGCTGTCCTGGTTCCGGGCCGGCTCCGACTACCGGGCCCTGCTCGCCGACCGGCGCCGCTGA
- a CDS encoding branched-chain amino acid aminotransferase, producing MSGGDKLDFEIRPNPAAVSAADRAALLANPGFGRVFTDHMVTIRYAEGKGWYDARVEARAPIPMDPASAVLHYAQEIFEGLKAYRTAGGEVTMFRPEANAARFVESAKRMAMPELPPETFVESLRQLVEIDREWIPDGPDASLYLRPFMFASEVFLGVRPANEYLYCVIASPAGAYFTGGVKPITVWVSPDYTRAAPGGTGAAKCGGNYATSLVAQAEAIEAGCDQVVFLDAVERRFVDELGGMNVFFVYDDDTLVTPPLTGTILPGITRDAILTLAAESGLRTEERPVSFADWQADAASGRLREVFACGTAAVITPIGRVKFPDGEFLVGGGEPGRTTNALRQQLVAIQRGEAEDRHGWVRRLL from the coding sequence ATGAGCGGTGGTGACAAGCTCGATTTCGAGATCCGTCCGAATCCCGCGGCGGTATCGGCAGCCGACCGGGCCGCCCTGCTGGCCAACCCGGGCTTCGGCCGGGTCTTCACCGACCACATGGTCACCATCCGGTACGCCGAGGGCAAGGGCTGGTACGACGCCCGGGTCGAGGCCCGCGCGCCGATCCCGATGGACCCGGCTTCGGCCGTCCTGCACTACGCGCAAGAGATCTTCGAGGGGTTGAAGGCGTACCGCACGGCCGGTGGTGAGGTCACCATGTTCCGGCCGGAGGCGAACGCGGCGCGGTTCGTCGAGTCCGCCAAGCGGATGGCCATGCCCGAGCTGCCGCCGGAGACCTTCGTCGAGTCGCTGCGCCAGCTCGTCGAGATCGACCGCGAGTGGATCCCGGACGGGCCGGACGCCAGCCTCTACCTGCGGCCGTTCATGTTCGCCAGCGAGGTCTTCCTCGGGGTCCGCCCGGCCAACGAATACCTCTACTGCGTGATCGCCTCGCCGGCCGGGGCGTACTTCACCGGTGGCGTCAAGCCCATCACGGTCTGGGTCTCCCCGGACTACACCCGGGCGGCGCCCGGCGGCACCGGCGCGGCCAAGTGCGGCGGCAACTACGCCACCTCGCTGGTGGCCCAGGCCGAGGCGATCGAGGCGGGCTGCGACCAGGTGGTCTTCCTGGACGCGGTGGAACGGCGCTTCGTCGACGAACTCGGCGGCATGAACGTCTTCTTCGTCTACGACGACGACACCCTGGTCACGCCGCCGCTGACCGGCACCATCCTGCCGGGCATCACCCGCGACGCGATCCTCACGCTGGCCGCCGAGTCGGGGCTGCGGACCGAGGAGCGGCCGGTCAGCTTCGCCGACTGGCAGGCCGATGCCGCGAGCGGCCGGCTGCGTGAGGTCTTCGCCTGCGGCACCGCCGCGGTGATCACCCCGATCGGCCGGGTGAAGTTCCCGGACGGGGAGTTCCTGGTCGGCGGCGGCGAGCCGGGCCGGACCACCAACGCGCTGCGCCAGCAGCTGGTGGCGATCCAGCGCGGCGAGGCCGAGGACCGGCACGGCTGGGTGCGGCGGCTCCTCTGA